One genomic segment of Paenibacillus xylanexedens includes these proteins:
- a CDS encoding response regulator transcription factor yields MDNVSLLLVDDEQAILHMLKTVLLKEQFLDIDTVTTGEAAIEACNNKTYHCIVLDIMLPGKSGLEICPFLRQVTDAPILFLTAKTTDYDKLTGFAVGGDDYVAKPFNPLEVVARIKSLLKRYLPSKTAAISDHVPSNVNTSYPSTSEGVYDFGRFQVLEWAGELRVEGESVSCPALVFQLLLFFCKHPNRIFTKSDLYERVWGSEAISDDNTVMVHIHRIRERIEADPSNPVFLVNVRGLGYKLIQPEHVSRP; encoded by the coding sequence ATGGATAACGTCTCATTACTGCTTGTGGATGATGAACAGGCTATTCTGCATATGCTCAAAACCGTTCTGCTCAAAGAGCAGTTTCTCGATATTGATACCGTTACAACAGGCGAAGCTGCCATCGAGGCATGCAACAACAAGACGTATCATTGCATCGTGCTCGACATCATGCTTCCTGGCAAAAGCGGACTGGAAATCTGTCCTTTTCTACGACAGGTCACCGATGCGCCCATCCTGTTTCTGACGGCCAAAACAACCGATTATGACAAATTAACCGGATTCGCTGTTGGTGGTGACGATTATGTTGCCAAACCCTTTAATCCTCTGGAAGTCGTTGCTCGAATTAAATCATTACTGAAGCGTTATTTACCATCTAAAACCGCAGCGATCTCGGATCACGTCCCATCTAACGTAAATACGTCATATCCCAGCACATCGGAAGGCGTGTACGACTTTGGACGGTTTCAAGTGCTGGAGTGGGCTGGTGAACTTCGTGTTGAAGGTGAGTCCGTATCTTGTCCGGCACTTGTGTTCCAACTGTTACTCTTTTTCTGCAAACATCCCAATCGAATTTTCACCAAATCAGATCTATATGAGCGGGTCTGGGGCTCGGAAGCCATTAGTGATGACAATACCGTGATGGTTCATATTCACCGCATTCGGGAGCGCATTGAAGCCGATCCTTCCAATCCGGTGTTTCTCGTCAACGTCCGGGGTCTGGGTTACAAACTGATTCAGCCGGAACATGTGTCACGCCCATGA
- a CDS encoding peptidoglycan DD-metalloendopeptidase family protein, translating into MNREGHVKSEQHTHSKLQNRKGWKVLAITLGACVILSACGNSNSITSDQAEQQSAEQASNNEASENSNQEQNSSSEVSAMVTPDNFIDTLMNGSKDAIYNQFSPELKGTLTLEQFKTTADPFLEGVESWEQVVDAKMNQISEVAWKDQTGTKGIRAYFSEENQIEGLSIQPLQAHEDTDAKFTKTEFQLPMKGEWYVFWGGNDVLSNYHYEHETQRYALDIVRTKEQSSYQGDAKENQNYYAFGEPLYAAADGTVVDIKNDIPDNVPGVMNPEEPAGNYVVIDHGNSEYSITGHIKEGSVSVKKGDKLKQGDPIGELGNSGNSSEAHLHFQVSDGPDLFTSRSINIRWADQSQQFTRGNTIQRLPE; encoded by the coding sequence ATGAACAGAGAAGGTCATGTGAAATCAGAGCAACATACACATTCGAAATTACAGAATAGAAAGGGCTGGAAGGTGCTTGCGATTACCCTTGGAGCTTGCGTAATACTGTCTGCTTGCGGCAACAGTAACTCCATTACTTCCGACCAGGCAGAGCAGCAGTCAGCAGAACAGGCGTCCAATAATGAAGCGAGCGAGAACTCCAATCAGGAGCAGAACTCAAGTTCAGAGGTGAGCGCGATGGTTACACCGGACAATTTCATAGATACGCTGATGAACGGTTCAAAGGATGCAATCTATAATCAATTCTCTCCCGAATTGAAGGGGACGTTAACGCTTGAACAGTTCAAAACGACTGCCGATCCTTTTTTGGAGGGTGTTGAATCATGGGAGCAAGTGGTAGACGCCAAAATGAATCAAATATCTGAGGTGGCCTGGAAGGATCAGACTGGGACGAAAGGAATTCGAGCTTATTTTTCCGAAGAAAATCAAATTGAAGGTCTCTCGATCCAACCGCTGCAAGCTCATGAGGACACGGATGCCAAATTCACCAAAACGGAATTTCAATTGCCGATGAAGGGAGAATGGTATGTATTCTGGGGAGGTAATGATGTGTTGTCGAACTATCATTATGAGCATGAAACCCAGCGGTATGCGCTGGATATCGTACGGACCAAAGAGCAATCCAGTTATCAAGGTGATGCAAAGGAAAATCAAAACTACTATGCTTTTGGTGAACCGCTCTATGCAGCTGCCGATGGTACTGTGGTCGATATCAAAAATGATATACCGGACAATGTACCGGGTGTCATGAATCCGGAAGAACCGGCTGGTAACTACGTGGTAATCGACCATGGCAACAGTGAATACAGCATCACAGGACACATCAAGGAAGGCAGTGTTTCGGTCAAAAAAGGAGATAAGCTCAAGCAGGGAGACCCTATCGGTGAGCTTGGTAATTCGGGAAATTCCAGTGAAGCTCATCTGCATTTCCAGGTATCGGATGGCCCGGATCTGTTCACATCTCGCTCAATTAACATTCGTTGGGCAGACCAGAGTCAGCAGTTCACTCGTGGTAACACAATACAGAGACTGCCAGAGTAA
- a CDS encoding GNAT family N-acetyltransferase produces MKLEDVQIEYARLEDLPRIVEIYNSTIEGRMATADLEPVTVEQRVPWFEEHSPDHRPLWVMKQAGHVVAWASLSSFYGRPAYNGTVEVSVYVDQQCRGIGAGGRLLETVFAACPALGITTILGFVFGHNEPSLGLLRKHGFEQWGYYPEVAVLDGVNRDLAILGKKI; encoded by the coding sequence ATGAAACTGGAAGATGTGCAGATTGAATATGCGCGCCTTGAGGACTTGCCGAGGATTGTGGAAATTTATAATTCTACCATTGAGGGCCGTATGGCAACAGCGGATTTGGAGCCGGTGACGGTGGAGCAACGTGTTCCGTGGTTCGAGGAACATTCACCGGATCATCGTCCGCTTTGGGTGATGAAGCAGGCAGGGCATGTGGTAGCTTGGGCAAGTCTCAGCTCGTTCTATGGACGCCCTGCGTATAATGGAACGGTGGAAGTCAGTGTATACGTGGATCAGCAATGCCGCGGAATTGGGGCTGGCGGACGTTTGCTCGAAACGGTATTTGCAGCATGTCCTGCACTTGGAATTACAACCATTCTCGGATTTGTCTTCGGGCATAACGAACCGAGTCTGGGGTTATTGCGCAAGCATGGTTTTGAACAGTGGGGATATTATCCCGAAGTGGCCGTGTTGGATGGTGTGAATAGAGATCTGGCGATTTTGGGCAAAAAAATATAA
- a CDS encoding DinB family protein — protein sequence MFTRNDDIRNQIWEAVSGLEEEQLNRKPSPQQWSIMQVLRHLNLMENVIGKQARLALEKEQTVSVDKKPYELSLHRSRSVEAPPHLQPPAASEALEDVRNDLDESHQALNNFALDHDPDLLRSKSFPHPVFGEMDLTQWIDFASYHEERHLGQIQEIKQQLGV from the coding sequence ATGTTTACTCGTAATGACGATATACGCAACCAAATCTGGGAAGCAGTTTCTGGACTCGAAGAAGAACAATTGAACCGAAAACCTTCACCCCAACAATGGAGTATTATGCAAGTACTACGACATCTGAATCTGATGGAAAATGTAATTGGAAAACAAGCCCGCCTAGCCCTCGAGAAGGAACAGACGGTGTCTGTGGACAAAAAACCATATGAATTATCGTTGCACCGCAGCCGCTCCGTCGAGGCACCACCCCATCTTCAGCCTCCAGCAGCGTCTGAAGCACTTGAAGACGTACGCAATGATCTGGACGAATCTCACCAAGCGTTAAATAACTTTGCATTGGATCATGATCCTGACCTGCTGCGTAGCAAGTCCTTTCCTCATCCCGTATTTGGTGAGATGGATCTTACCCAATGGATTGACTTTGCAAGTTATCATGAGGAACGTCATCTGGGACAGATTCAAGAGATTAAACAGCAGCTTGGCGTGTAA